The Afipia massiliensis genome has a segment encoding these proteins:
- a CDS encoding nuclear transport factor 2 family protein has product MPTRARVDEFIAVVESGDHAGAIERYYTEDASMQENTSPPRIGRDGLVAFERGILAQMKEVRSKALVSVVEGDYVMIHWNFDMTDLAGKTRHVDEIAMQEWHGDRIFRERFFYNAAKA; this is encoded by the coding sequence ATGCCGACACGCGCGCGCGTTGACGAGTTCATTGCTGTAGTTGAAAGCGGCGACCACGCCGGCGCCATCGAGCGCTATTACACTGAAGATGCCAGCATGCAGGAGAATACCTCGCCGCCGCGGATCGGTCGCGACGGGCTGGTGGCGTTCGAGCGCGGCATTCTCGCGCAGATGAAAGAGGTTCGCTCCAAGGCGCTGGTCTCGGTGGTGGAGGGCGATTACGTCATGATTCACTGGAATTTCGACATGACCGATCTCGCCGGCAAGACCCGCCACGTCGATGAAATAGCCATGCAGGAATGGCACGGCGACAGGATCTTCCGAGAG